A single Kryptolebias marmoratus isolate JLee-2015 linkage group LG7, ASM164957v2, whole genome shotgun sequence DNA region contains:
- the LOC108239380 gene encoding ependymin-2, producing the protein MRALVLFVCLAVGCLAQRPKPCFSPPLLTGSLSVSSQSGKLMVYAKYTYDSIGQRIRLREVGNYGNKTFYSNVLLLYKYGVMYKLHYRNHTCCKKRLDRRFHPLMIPRNASFLGQAVLGSSSGPGQGVLVNTWFGDLHMRNKTAKYLSTVTEFGCIPISTLFYSPNREWVVTSFFNNVIGISEPQDLIPPAFCEGAQLEEEEDEEPETFFSSF; encoded by the exons ATGAGAGCTCTcgtcctgtttgtgtgtttggcagTGGGCTGCTTGGCTCAGAGACCCAAACCATGCT TTTCCCCGCCACTGCTGACCGGTTCCCTCTCTGTG tCCTCGCAAAGCGGGAAGCTGATGGTGTACGCCAAGTACACCTATGACTCAATAGGACAACGCATCCGCCTGCGAGAAGTTGGAAACTACGGCAACAAAACCTTCTACTCTAATGTCCTCCTGCTCTACAAATAT GGGGTCATGTACAAGCTGCACTACAGGAACCACACCTGCTGCAAGAAACGTCTGGATAGACGCTTCCACCCTCTGATGATCCCGAGGAATGCCTCTTTCCTGGGTCAGGCCGTGTTGGGCAGCTCCTCCGGCCCCGGACAGGGGGTCCTGGTCAACACCTGGTTTGGAGACCTGCACATGAGGAACAAAACAG CAAAGTATCTGAGCACTGTCACAGAGTTCGGGTGCATCCCCATCAGCACGCTGTTTTATAGTCCGAACAGGGAATGGGTGGTGACCAG cttcttcaacaaTGTCATCGGAATCTCAGAACCTCAAGACCTCATCCCGCCGGCTTTTTGCGAAGGTGCCCaactggaggaagaggaggacgaggagccGGAAACTTTCTTCAGCTCGTTTTAA